A window of Malania oleifera isolate guangnan ecotype guangnan chromosome 5, ASM2987363v1, whole genome shotgun sequence contains these coding sequences:
- the LOC131155614 gene encoding UV-B-induced protein At3g17800, chloroplastic, whose translation MDHCLSYGTPFSLKPSLSSVNCRPRSPPSSSAPTKSFPCRRSDGAVVCAARINRRTPSIVASSAAGHCEYGSSLNTPHEPRSWAGRVLSGVLQNQRQFFHAAVAEQLEQLAVDRDSAVARMNLSSGSPESCLHRRIAELKEHECQNAIEDIMYMLIIYKFSDIRVSLVPRLSKCIYNGRLEIWPSKDWELESIYNIEVLEMIREHITAVVGLRAKASVSDNWATTQIQRLQLGRIYAASILYGYFLKSASLRLHLEMNLSFAHQGFPLVHWTSLPLRELLHHGFKYIVLGHIGNTQSMSLCQGSIMPGKKHENLKGYVMGFDSETLQRCAKLRSKEAENLIEKHSLALFGGQRMDLFETDEMISTSFSSLKRLVLEAVAFGSFLWDTEEYVDTIYKLKDN comes from the exons ATGGACCATTGTCTCTCCTACGGCACACCCTTCAGTCTCAAACCTTCCCTCTCCTCGGTCAACTGCCGACCCCGATCCCCCCCGTCCTCTTCTGCTCCCACCAAGTCCTTTCCGTGCCGTCGATCCGACGGAGCGGTCGTATGCGCCGCCCGCATCAACCGGAGAACGCCCTCGATTGTTGCGAGTTCGGCGGCGGGCCACTGCGAGTACGGGAGCAGCCTAAACACACCGCACGAGCCGAGGTCGTGGGCCGGGAGGGTCCTCAGTGGCGTACTCCAGAACCAGCGCCAGTTCTTCCATGCCGCGGTTGCGGAGCAGTTGGAGCAGCTCGCTGTTGATAGGGACAGCGCTGTAGCCCGCATGAATCTCAGCTCTGGCTCCCCGGAATCTTGCCTTCACAG GAGAATTGCAGAACTGAAAGAGCACGAGTGTCAAAATGCCATTGAAGATATCATGTACATGTTAATCATTTACAAATTCTCTGACATCAGAGTCTCTTTAGTTCCAAGACTCTCTAAATGCATTTATAATGGAAGACTAGAGATATGGCCTTCAAAGGATTGGGAGCTTGAGTCCATTTACAACATTGAGGTTTTGGAGATGATTAGGGAACATATCACTGCTGTTGTTGGCCTGAGAGCTAAAGCTAGTGTCTCAGACAATTGGGCAACAACTCAGATCCAACGGCTCCAGCTTGGTCGAATATATGCTGCTTCCATCTTGTATGGTTACTTCCTGAAGTCTGCCTCCTTGAGGCTCCACCTGGAAATGAATCTATCTTTTGCCCACCAAGGCTTTCCTCTTGTTCATTGGACTTCCCTCCCACTCCGTGAGTTACTGCATCATGGGTTTAAATATATTGTTTTAGGTCACATTGGCAACACACAATCCATGTCATTGTGCCAAGGGTCCATTATGCCGGGAAAGAAACATGAGAACTTGAAGGGTTATGTCATGGGGTTTGACTCTGAGACATTGCAGAGATGTGCAAAGCTGAGATCTAAGGAGGCTGAGAATCTGATTGAGAAGCACAGTTTGGCACTCTTTGGGGGCCAAAGGATGGATTTGTTCGAGACAGATGAGATGATCTCAACTTCATTTTCAAGTCTAAAGAGACTAGTTTTGGAGGCTGTTGCTTTTGGTTCCTTCCTTTGGGACACGGAAGAATATGTTGATACTATCTATAAGCTTAAGGATAACTGA